A window of the Sphingomonas piscis genome harbors these coding sequences:
- the erpA gene encoding iron-sulfur cluster insertion protein ErpA, translated as MSDAQIILTPSAAKRVAAIASRQSKPAILRLAVDGGGCAGFSYKFELAEVAADDDAIAETEGVKLVVDPVSLDLVRGSAVDFVEDLGGAAFKVTNPNAASGCGCGSSFSI; from the coding sequence GTGAGTGACGCCCAAATCATCCTGACACCCAGCGCCGCAAAGCGCGTTGCAGCGATTGCGTCGCGGCAATCCAAGCCCGCGATCCTTCGGTTGGCGGTGGATGGCGGGGGATGCGCCGGCTTCAGCTACAAGTTCGAACTTGCCGAGGTTGCCGCCGACGACGATGCGATCGCCGAAACGGAAGGTGTGAAGCTGGTGGTCGATCCCGTTAGCCTCGACCTGGTGCGCGGCTCGGCCGTGGACTTCGTTGAGGATCTCGGCGGCGCGGCGTTCAAGGTGACCAACCCCAATGCGGCGTCCGGCTGCGGCTGCGGGTCAAGCTTCAGCATCTGA